A stretch of DNA from Streptomyces gobiensis:
GTCGTGGATGAAGAAGTTGATGTTGAGGTGCTTCTCCTTGCGGAACGAGTCCAGACGTGCCGTGGACAGGTCCGGGACGAGCGCCATGTCGGACTCGTGGATCGCCTGGAAGCCGCGGATCGAAGAGCCGTCGAACATCAGGTTCTCGGTCGGGTCGAACGTATCGGCCGGGACCGTGAAGTGCTGCATGATGCCCGGCAGGTCACAGAAGCGGACATCGATGAATTTGACGTCGTTGTCCGAAATGAACTTCTTTGCCTCGTCGGCGTTCTGGAACATCCAAGTCCTCCTAGTCCCGCCGCGAGGGGACGGGGTTTGCAGCTCTGGTCGCAGTCCAGTGCGGTGGCCTGCTGGCTCGACCCTAGGCATGCGGGATTTCTCGAGCATGACCCATTTGTTTCGCCGATGTTAACCGGGCCTCTTGCCGTCCCCGTGCTTCCAGGCTACTGGAGGCGCGTCCGCATACGTTTCGGGGCGCGCTACCGTTGACGGGTGGACAACAGGCAGGCAATGGGATCGTGGCTCTCCGGCCCCCGCGCGGCGGCCGAGGAGATGGGTGCGGACTTCGGCTACCGGGGGGAGCGGCTGGGGCTCCCGGAGGACGGGCCGGGCTCGGTGGCTCCGCTGGGGCGGCGGTTCGGTGCGATCTTCATCGACTGGCTGCTGTGTGTCCTGATCGCTTATGGGCTGCTGTCCGGTGATGGCATGCGGGGCGCGGGTAACTGGGCGCTGCTCGTCTTCGGGGTCATGGCCTTTCTGACCGTGGGCACGATCGGCTCTACGCCCGGCAAGCGCGTTCTCGGGCTGCGGGTGATCTCGGTGACGGGTGACCGGCTCACCCTTCCCCGGGTTCTCGTGCGCACCGCGCTGCTGGTGCTGGCCATCCCCGCGCTGATCTGGGACCGGGACGGCCGGGGGCTGCACGACCGGCTGTCGGGGGCGGTGCAGGTCCGTATCTGAGACATCTGAGACGGGGCAGTAAAAACGGCTGGGCCCGGAACCCTGAGGGGTTCCGGGCCCAGCCGTTTACGTATACGACTCGCGCTCAGCGGCCGCCGCCCTGTCCCTTCGGCAGGCGCATGCCCTTGGGCAGCGGGCCCTTTGGGAGCGGCATATTGCTCATCAAATCGCCCATCGCGCGCAGCCGGTCATTGACCTCGGTGACCTGGGAGCCGGGCAGTGCCCGGGGCTTCTTGACGATGGTGGTGCGCAGCTTCTTCAGGGGCACCTGGCCCTCACCGTTGCCCACGATCACATCATGCACCGGCACATCGCCCAGCACACGGGCCATCTTCCGCTTCTCGGAGGCCAGCAGACCGCGCAGCCGGTTCGGGTTGCCCTCGGCCACCAGCACGACACCGGGCTTGCCCACGGCCCGGTGCACGACGTCCTGGTTGCGGTTCATCGCGACCGCCGGGGTGACCGACCAGCCTTTGCCGATGTTGTCCAGCACCGCCGCGGCGGCGCCCGGCTGGCCTTCCATCTGCCCGAAGGCCGCCCGTTCGGCACGGCGGCCGAAGACGATCGCCATCGCGAGGAAGGCCAGCAGGAAGCCCAGGATGCCCAGATAGACCGGGTGTCCGACCAGGAAACCGATCCCGAGGACAACGCCGAAGGTGACAAGCCCCACGCCGAGCAGGATGAATCCGATCCACCGATCGGCCCGCCGGGTCATCTTGTACGTCAGGGCGATCTGCTTGAGCCGCCCTGGGTTCTCGGATTTTTCCTTCCTCGCCATACGGCAAGTTTACGTGGCCAAATGACGGGCCTCCGCCACGGGGCGGGGACGGGTCAGGAACACGTGACCCGAACCCTGCTGGGGGTCCGGGGGTTATCCCCCGGGGTATCGCAGCACGTGGCCAAATGACGGGCCTCCGCCGCGGCCTCCAGAACGTGCGCCGCCTCGCCCCGGGCCTTCGCTCTGCGCCGGTCCTCCAGCACCGCCGTCCAGGCGTTCCGCCGCGCCGTGCTCTGGCCGCCGCGCAACAGCAGGCCCTCCAGTGTGCGCAGGGCGTCAGCGAAGGACGGGCGTACGGGCGCGGCAGCCTGCATGGTGGTGGTCCCTCCGGTGATGCGAGCTCTGTGTGAAGTCATCGTCACCGATTGGTGTTACCACTACATGACCAGCCGGTCAAAAGAGCTGAAAGGTTCTGGGCCCCACGCTAGGCTGCGCGGTCCTTGCGGGCCTCGATGGCCTGCTGGTAGAGGCGTCCGGCGCGGTACGAGGAGCGGACCAGCGGGCCGGACATCACACCGGCGTAGCCGATCTCTTCGGCCTCCTCCTGGAGCTCCACGAACTCCTGCGGCTTCACCCAGCGCTCCACGGGGTGGTGCCGTGGTGTGGGCCGCAGATACTGGGTGATGGTGATCAGCTCGCAGCCCGCGTTGTGCAGGTCCTGCAGCGCCTCGCTGACCTCCTCGCGGGTCTCGCCCATGCCCAGGATCAGGTTGGACTTGGTGACGAGGCCGTCCTCGCGGGCGCGGGTGATGACCTCGAGGGAGCGCTCGTAGCGGAAGGCGGGGCGGATGCGCTTGAAGATCCGCGGGACCGTCTCGACATTGTGCGCGAGCACCTCAGGCCGGGAGGAGAAGACCTCGGCGAGCTGTTCCGGCACGGCGTTGAAGTCGGGGATCAGCAGCTCGACGCCGGTGTCGGGCATCAGCCCGTGGATCTGGCGGACCGTCTCGGCGTACAGCCAGGCGCCGCCGTCATCCAGGTCGTCGCGGGCGACGCCGGTGATGGTCGCGTAGCGCAGCTCCATCTGCTGCACGGACTCGGCGACCCGGCGCGGCTCATCACGGTCCAGCTCGGCGGGCTTGCCGGTGTCGATCTGGCAGAAGTCACAGCGCCGGGTGCACTGCTCACCGCCGATGAGGAAGGTGGCCTCGCGGTCCTCCCAGCATTCGAAGATGTTGGGACAGCCGGCCTCCTGGCAGACCGTGTGCAGACCCTCGCGCTTCACCAGGCTCTGGAGTGCGTTGTACTCCGGGCCCATCTTCGCCCGAGTCTTGATCCACTCCGGCTTGCGCTCAATGGGGGTCTGGCTGTTACGGACTTCCAAGCGGAGCAATCGCCGGCCGTCAGGCCTTGGCATTGACTGCCCGTCGGGTGCGACAGCGGACACGTCCGGCTCCTAAAACTTTTGATTCCTCGGCGTTCCCTAGGGTACGCCTGTGCTTTGTGGGGTCAGACCCCGGTTGCAGGGCTCATACGGCTTCTACCGCGCGGGGCCGGAGCTCCGCCGTTTCAAGCACGCCGCGCAGGTGCTTCTCCACTACCGGAAGTACCTCGGCGACCGGCACATTCCTGCCCAGCTCGCCTGAGAGCGAGGTCACACCGGCGTCCCGGATACCGCACGGCACGATCCGGTCGAACCAGGTGTTGTCCGGATCGCAGTTCAGCGCGAAGCCGTGCATCGTGACGCCCTTGGCGACCCGGATACCGATGGCGGCGAGCTTGCGGTCCTCCCGGCGCTGGCCCGCGTTGGACGGGGCGTACTCAGGGCCCATCATCCGGGCGTCGTACTCCTCGTCCGCGGCCCCAGGATCGAAGTCCAGTGCGAGACCACCCAGTGCGGGCCGTTCCTCGCCTGCGGCTGCGCTCTTGGTCGCGCTCCGCCTCGACTCCGCTCCGGCCGAGTGCCCCTCCCTCGTCCCTCGGTCGGGACCCTCAACCTGCGCTGCGTCTCGGCTGCGCCGCTCGAGGGGATCGCCCAGCACCCACACCCCGCTGCGGCCCTCGATCCTGGTGGTCTCCAGGCCGAACTCCGCGCAGGTGAGGATGAGCGCTTCCTCCAGGCGGCGGACATGGGCGACCACATCCACCGGGCGGGGCAGCTTCAGGATCGGGTAGCCCACCAGCTGGCCGGGGCCATGCCAGGTGATCTTCCCGCCCCGGTCCACATCGACCACCGGGGTGCCGTCCAGGGGGCGCTCGCTGTCCGCCGTGCGCCGCCCGGCCGTGTACACCGGCTGGTGCTCCAGCAGCAGACAGGTGTCCGGGATCTCGTCCGCGAACCGGGCCGCATGGACCTCACGCTGCTTCTGCCACGCCTCTCGGTACTCCACCGCCTCCGCACCAAAGCCCAGGTGGATATAGCGCAGCTCGCTCACGGCGGCTCCCTCTCTCGGTCGGCTCCAGACCCTCCCCGCCACTGTACGGCCGGACGCCCCGGCGCACGCAGGCGGATATCGCGACCTGCGCACTCACACGTACGGATGAATACCAGCCGCAGGCCGCGAGGACCGGCCACGGGGCCGTTACATTCACGCCGTTCCAACAGGGCGCCCCCGGCGTCTGTCACAAGCCGTCAGGCAGGAGACCGCAAAGCCGATGTCGACGGAACGACCTGGGAGTTCGTCCCAGCAGCGCACTCCCAACCGCCAGCTCGCCGCGCTGATCGCGGAGGCAGGTTTCTCCAACGCCGGGCTCGCCCGGAGAGTCGATCAGCTCGGCCTGGAACACGGGCTCGATCTCCGGTATGACAAGACCTCGGTGACCCGCTGGCTGCGTGGCCAGCAGCCGCGCGGGACGACGCCCGCGTTGATCGCCGAGGTCTTCACCCGACGGCTCGGGCGGCGCCTGACCGCGCAGGACCTCGGTCTGGACGCGTGTGCGCCGGTATATGCCGGGCTGGAGTTCGCGGCGACCCCGGCCGAGGCCACGGACATCGTCAGCGGGCTGTGGCGCAAGGACTCCGGCAGCCATACGGAGCTGCGGAAGATCGCGTTCACCCCGGCGGGCCTGGTGGTGCCCAGCCGGGACTGGCTGATCGGCCGCCCGGACGAGCGGGTCGCCCGGGGTGAGGTGTCCGAGCCCCGGGTGCCCGCGCAGGGGCGGGGACCGACGGTCACCCGGCTGCGGGCGGACCGGCTGGAGCAGGTCGAGCGGGGGCCCGGACAGCGGGTGACCCATGGGGATGTCGCCGCGCTGCGTTCGGTCGCGGAGCTCTTCCGGGCGCTCGACCACACCTACGGCGGCGGCCATGCCCGGCAGGCGCTGGTGCGCTATCTGGAGCATGAGGCCGAGCCGATGCTGCGCGGGAGCTATGGCGAGCAGATCGGGCGCAGGCTGTTCGCGGCGGCCGCCGATCTGACCCGGCTGGCCGGGTGGACGGCCTACGACATCGCGGCTCACGGGCTGGCCCAGCGGTATTTCGTACAGGCGCTGCGGCTGGCGCAGGCGGCCGGGGACCGGGCGTACGGCAGCTATGTCCTGGTGACGATGAGCCGTCAGGCGGTCTATCTGGGGCATGGCCGGGAGGCGGTGCAGCTGGCCCGGGTCGCCCAGCAGGGTGTGGGCGCCTCGGCGGCGCCGGTGGTGCAGGCGCTGCTGCACTCCGCGGAGGCCCGGGGCCATGGGGTGCTGGGCGAGGTGCGGGCGTGCACCGCCTCGCTGGCCCGGGCGGAGCGGGCCCTGGAGGCGGCCCGGCCGGGTGAGGAGGTGCCGTACTGGGCACGGTTCTTCGACGAGGCACAGCTGGCGGATGAGTTCGGCCACTGTCACCGGGATCTCCAGCAGTACCGGGCGGCGGCGGCGCAGCACGCTGAGCGGTCCTTGCAGCTGCGCGGCTCGGGGTACGCGCGCAGCAGGCTGTTCTGCCGGGTGGTGCTGGCGACGGCGCGGCTGGGTCTCGGTGAGATCGAGCAGGCCTGCTCACTGGGCGCGGAGGCGGCCCACGCGGCGGCGGAGATGCGCTCGGTACGGGCCCATGAGTATGTACGCGACTTTGAGCGGCGCCTTGAGCCCTACCGCGACGCGGCCCCGGTACGCGGCTATCGGGACCGCGTGGCGGCGCTGGGCTAGGCGCACCGGTCACCGAGGGAGCTGGGACTCCGCTGCGGCCAGGATCTCCGTGACGCGCAGGGCGAAACCGGCGTCGCAGGGGTGAGGTGTATCGCTGAGCAGGGCGTCAATGGCCCGGCCGTGGGCCTCGGCCGGTGGGGCGTCGCGCTCGGGAAGGGTGACGATGCCCGAGTTGCCGCGCAGTTCGGCGGTTACGCCGCAGGCGGCTGTCGGTGCGGAGTGGCTGACGGTGAGGGTGCTGGAGGCGCCGCTGGTGTGCCGCAGGGCCAGGTGGACCGTATCGCCCGGGCCGCGGGCGGCGGTGATGTCCGCCAGGCTGACGACATCGCCGAGCACCGGCAGCAGTACGGAGAGGGCGTGCGGGCCGACATCCCACAGGGCCCCCTTCTCCCGCCGCCAGGGCGAGGCCGTATACGGGCTGTCGGCGCCGCCGAATACCGGTGAGTACCAGTCCGCGCGGCCGGTGAACCAGCCGCCGGTCATGGTCTGCTCGGCGATCCACCGCGCTGATGTCGCGGCGAACCGGAGGGTGAAGAAGACGACCGAGCGGACGCCGCTCCGGTCGGCCGCCGCCACCACCTGCTGGGCGCCCGCGACCGTGGTGGCCAGCGGCTTGTCCAGCAGCAGCGGGCGGCCCGCCTCGGCGGCGCGCACCGCCAGGGGTGCCTGGACATCCGGCGGCACGGCGATCGCGACCGCGTCACAGTCGGCCAGCAGCGCGTCGACGTCCTCGTACGGCCGGGCGCCGAAGCGCTCCGCCACCGCCGCGGCGGCTTCCGGGCGGCGGCCCCAGACGCCCATGAGCTCCGCCCGGGGGTGTGCGTCGAGCGCGACCGCGTGGACGTGCTCCGCCCAGTGCCCGGTGCCCAGCAGTCCGAACCTCACGCGGACGTTTCCCCCTTGTCCCCCTTATCCCCTTTACTCGCCTTGTGCTCGACCTTGCCCGTCTTGTGCGCGACGTAGGCCCGCGGGTCCAGATCGGTGATGTGCACGGAGGTGTGCAGCTGGCGGCCCGCCGCCGGTAGCTGGGCCCTGGCCAGCTCCATGACGGCCTCGGCCAGCCCCGCCTTGGCCTCGGGGCTGCGTCCGGCATGGATCGCCACCTCGATATGGACCATGTCGATGTCCTCGGCGCCGTCCGCGATCACGCACTCCTCGATCCGCCGGAACCGCGTCCTGCAGGCGGCCGCCGAGGCGTCGATGGTCTTCTCGATCACCGAGTGCAGCTCCCGGCCGAACGCATGGCGGTCAAAGGTATAGGCGAGCGGCGCGGCGTAATCGACGGTGATGTGCGGCACGGGACCTCCTGGTACGCACGGATAC
This window harbors:
- a CDS encoding RDD family protein, with the protein product MDNRQAMGSWLSGPRAAAEEMGADFGYRGERLGLPEDGPGSVAPLGRRFGAIFIDWLLCVLIAYGLLSGDGMRGAGNWALLVFGVMAFLTVGTIGSTPGKRVLGLRVISVTGDRLTLPRVLVRTALLVLAIPALIWDRDGRGLHDRLSGAVQVRI
- a CDS encoding DUF4191 domain-containing protein yields the protein MARKEKSENPGRLKQIALTYKMTRRADRWIGFILLGVGLVTFGVVLGIGFLVGHPVYLGILGFLLAFLAMAIVFGRRAERAAFGQMEGQPGAAAAVLDNIGKGWSVTPAVAMNRNQDVVHRAVGKPGVVLVAEGNPNRLRGLLASEKRKMARVLGDVPVHDVIVGNGEGQVPLKKLRTTIVKKPRALPGSQVTEVNDRLRAMGDLMSNMPLPKGPLPKGMRLPKGQGGGR
- the lipA gene encoding lipoyl synthase — its product is MPRPDGRRLLRLEVRNSQTPIERKPEWIKTRAKMGPEYNALQSLVKREGLHTVCQEAGCPNIFECWEDREATFLIGGEQCTRRCDFCQIDTGKPAELDRDEPRRVAESVQQMELRYATITGVARDDLDDGGAWLYAETVRQIHGLMPDTGVELLIPDFNAVPEQLAEVFSSRPEVLAHNVETVPRIFKRIRPAFRYERSLEVITRAREDGLVTKSNLILGMGETREEVSEALQDLHNAGCELITITQYLRPTPRHHPVERWVKPQEFVELQEEAEEIGYAGVMSGPLVRSSYRAGRLYQQAIEARKDRAA
- the lipB gene encoding lipoyl(octanoyl) transferase LipB; this encodes MSELRYIHLGFGAEAVEYREAWQKQREVHAARFADEIPDTCLLLEHQPVYTAGRRTADSERPLDGTPVVDVDRGGKITWHGPGQLVGYPILKLPRPVDVVAHVRRLEEALILTCAEFGLETTRIEGRSGVWVLGDPLERRSRDAAQVEGPDRGTREGHSAGAESRRSATKSAAAGEERPALGGLALDFDPGAADEEYDARMMGPEYAPSNAGQRREDRKLAAIGIRVAKGVTMHGFALNCDPDNTWFDRIVPCGIRDAGVTSLSGELGRNVPVAEVLPVVEKHLRGVLETAELRPRAVEAV
- a CDS encoding regulator, with translation MSTERPGSSSQQRTPNRQLAALIAEAGFSNAGLARRVDQLGLEHGLDLRYDKTSVTRWLRGQQPRGTTPALIAEVFTRRLGRRLTAQDLGLDACAPVYAGLEFAATPAEATDIVSGLWRKDSGSHTELRKIAFTPAGLVVPSRDWLIGRPDERVARGEVSEPRVPAQGRGPTVTRLRADRLEQVERGPGQRVTHGDVAALRSVAELFRALDHTYGGGHARQALVRYLEHEAEPMLRGSYGEQIGRRLFAAAADLTRLAGWTAYDIAAHGLAQRYFVQALRLAQAAGDRAYGSYVLVTMSRQAVYLGHGREAVQLARVAQQGVGASAAPVVQALLHSAEARGHGVLGEVRACTASLARAERALEAARPGEEVPYWARFFDEAQLADEFGHCHRDLQQYRAAAAQHAERSLQLRGSGYARSRLFCRVVLATARLGLGEIEQACSLGAEAAHAAAEMRSVRAHEYVRDFERRLEPYRDAAPVRGYRDRVAALG
- a CDS encoding Gfo/Idh/MocA family protein, whose translation is MRFGLLGTGHWAEHVHAVALDAHPRAELMGVWGRRPEAAAAVAERFGARPYEDVDALLADCDAVAIAVPPDVQAPLAVRAAEAGRPLLLDKPLATTVAGAQQVVAAADRSGVRSVVFFTLRFAATSARWIAEQTMTGGWFTGRADWYSPVFGGADSPYTASPWRREKGALWDVGPHALSVLLPVLGDVVSLADITAARGPGDTVHLALRHTSGASSTLTVSHSAPTAACGVTAELRGNSGIVTLPERDAPPAEAHGRAIDALLSDTPHPCDAGFALRVTEILAAAESQLPR
- a CDS encoding 5-carboxymethyl-2-hydroxymuconate Delta-isomerase, with the translated sequence MPHITVDYAAPLAYTFDRHAFGRELHSVIEKTIDASAAACRTRFRRIEECVIADGAEDIDMVHIEVAIHAGRSPEAKAGLAEAVMELARAQLPAAGRQLHTSVHITDLDPRAYVAHKTGKVEHKASKGDKGDKGETSA